One genomic region from Doryrhamphus excisus isolate RoL2022-K1 chromosome 14, RoL_Dexc_1.0, whole genome shotgun sequence encodes:
- the LOC131101998 gene encoding spore coat protein SP85-like, giving the protein MMIKTFILVFLLVGTKTLPTQAIVVTTPDDNPTTPPTPPPTPPPTTPPTTPPTTPPTTPPTTPPTTPPTTPPTTPPTTPPTTPPTTPPTPPPKTLPTDIEVTCLELGDILKFKLPNPIPAYYFAVEDNYIIFKVLTPPTKPPTKPPTTPPTTPPTTPPTPPPTSSPTPPPTSSPTPPPTTAESTTPDDV; this is encoded by the exons ATGATGATCAAGactttcattcttgtatttctgCTCGTAG GAACCAAGACTCTGCCTACTCAAGCAATTGTTGTTACAACTCCAGATGATAATCCCACGACACCACCCACGCCGCCTCCCACGCCGCCTCCCACGACACCTCCCACGACACCTCCCACGACACCTCCCACGACACCACCCACGACACCTCCCACGACACCTCCCACGACACCTCCCACGACACCTCCCACGACACCACCCACGACGCCTCCCACGACACCACCCACGCCGCCTCCCAAGACATTACCCACTGATATTGAAGTAACATGTTTAGAGCTAGGCGATATACTCAAGTTTAAGCTTCCCAATCCGATTCCTGCCTATTACTTTGCGGTTGAAGACAACTATATCATCTTTAAGGTGCTCACTCCGCCAACTAAACCCCCAACTAAACCCCCAACAACCCCACCAACAACACCCCCAACAACCCCACCAACTCCTCCTCCAACATCCTCACCAACTCCTCCTCCAACATCCTCACCAACTCCTCCTCCAACAACTGCTGAATCAACAACCCCAGACGATGTCTAG